The Streptomyces camelliae genome window below encodes:
- a CDS encoding VIT1/CCC1 transporter family protein → MTQPTHDEAHGGALGSRLNWLRAAVLGANDGIVSTAGIVVGVAGATQSRSALITAGLAGLLAGSMSMAAGEYVSVSTQRDSEKAALALEKRELREQPEAELEELTNLLEARGLTREVAREAAEQLTARDPLQAHARVELGIDPEELTNPWHAAWASFLAFTVGALLPLLAIVLPPLAWRLPVTVLSVLAALVLTGWTSARLGAAHPGRAVLRNVVGGALAMGVTYAAGRLLGATGV, encoded by the coding sequence GTGACGCAACCAACCCACGACGAGGCCCACGGAGGCGCGCTCGGCTCGCGGCTGAACTGGCTGCGGGCCGCCGTGCTCGGCGCGAACGACGGCATCGTCTCCACCGCGGGCATCGTCGTCGGCGTCGCCGGTGCGACCCAGAGCCGGTCCGCCCTCATCACCGCCGGGCTCGCCGGCCTGCTCGCCGGGTCGATGTCCATGGCGGCCGGCGAGTACGTCTCCGTCTCCACCCAGCGCGACTCCGAGAAGGCCGCGCTGGCCCTGGAGAAGCGGGAACTGCGGGAACAGCCGGAGGCCGAACTGGAGGAGCTGACCAACCTGCTGGAGGCGCGCGGCCTCACCCGGGAGGTGGCCCGGGAAGCCGCCGAACAGCTCACCGCGCGGGATCCGTTGCAGGCACACGCGCGCGTGGAGCTCGGGATCGACCCCGAGGAGCTGACCAACCCCTGGCACGCCGCGTGGGCGAGCTTCCTGGCCTTCACCGTGGGCGCGCTGCTGCCGCTGCTGGCCATCGTGCTTCCCCCGCTCGCCTGGCGGCTCCCCGTCACCGTCCTGTCGGTCCTGGCCGCCCTCGTCCTCACCGGCTGGACCAGCGCCCGCCTCGGCGCGGCGCATCCCGGGCGCGCGGTGCTGCGCAACGTGGTGGGCGGGGCCCTGGCGATGGGGGTCACCTACGCGGCCGGACGGCTGCTGGGCGCGACAGGCGTCTGA
- a CDS encoding zinc-dependent alcohol dehydrogenase family protein — protein MRATTIHAPYDMRVEDVPEPVVQLPTDAVVRVLRACICGSDLWAYRGEAARQPGQRIGHEFLGVVEETGSEVSTVRRGDLVVAPFVWSDGVCDYCREGLTTSCEHGGFWGSVGYDGGQGEAVRVPFADGTLVQLPKEAASDDHLLAALLTLSDVLGTGHHAALGAGARPGATVAVVGDGAVGLCAVLAAKRLGAERIIALGRHQVRTDIARRFGATDVVAERGEAAVEAVRELTRGQGAHAVVEAVGTEQSMRTALDITRAGGAIGFVGVPHGSGTGLDLGIMFDRNIALRGGVAPVRAYIPDLLPDVLDGTIDPSPVFDMTVGIEDVPEGYKAMDERTALKVLVTGDR, from the coding sequence ATGCGCGCCACCACCATCCACGCCCCGTACGACATGCGCGTGGAGGACGTACCCGAGCCCGTGGTGCAGCTTCCCACCGACGCCGTCGTACGGGTGCTGCGCGCCTGCATCTGCGGCAGCGACCTGTGGGCCTACCGGGGTGAGGCGGCCCGGCAGCCGGGGCAGCGCATCGGGCACGAGTTCCTCGGTGTCGTCGAGGAGACCGGCTCGGAGGTGTCGACCGTGCGGCGCGGTGACCTGGTGGTCGCGCCGTTCGTGTGGTCCGACGGCGTGTGCGACTACTGCCGCGAGGGCCTGACGACGTCGTGCGAGCACGGCGGCTTCTGGGGCTCCGTCGGCTACGACGGCGGCCAGGGCGAGGCCGTGCGCGTGCCGTTCGCCGACGGCACCCTGGTCCAGCTGCCCAAGGAGGCGGCCTCCGACGACCACCTGCTGGCCGCGCTGCTGACCCTCTCCGACGTGCTCGGCACCGGCCATCACGCCGCCCTCGGCGCGGGCGCCCGCCCCGGCGCCACGGTCGCGGTCGTCGGTGACGGCGCGGTCGGCCTGTGCGCGGTACTGGCCGCCAAGCGGCTCGGCGCCGAGCGGATCATCGCCCTCGGCCGGCACCAGGTCCGCACCGACATCGCGCGCCGCTTCGGCGCCACCGACGTCGTCGCCGAGCGCGGGGAGGCCGCCGTCGAGGCCGTCCGCGAGCTGACGCGCGGTCAGGGTGCGCACGCCGTCGTCGAGGCCGTCGGCACCGAACAGTCCATGCGCACCGCGCTCGACATCACCCGGGCCGGCGGCGCGATCGGCTTCGTCGGCGTCCCGCACGGCAGCGGCACCGGTCTGGACCTCGGCATCATGTTCGACCGGAACATCGCCCTGCGCGGCGGCGTCGCCCCGGTCCGCGCCTACATCCCCGACCTGCTCCCCGACGTCCTGGACGGCACGATCGACCCCTCGCCGGTGTTCGACATGACCGTCGGCATCGAGGACGTCCCCGAGGGCTACAAGGCGATGGACGAGCGCACCGCCCTCAAGGTCCTGGTCACAGGCGACCGGTGA
- a CDS encoding CopD family protein, whose translation MRPTAEATEEGGAGRTVALLALTALGALIPLLGPSAALHGTGEAAAPGVGGIGLLRTVLFAALSVPLGELFVRGLARRLPGAPPERPRSWAAFTAAAGFLAALALASVVSAGDLVPHSLGQIDVGGLYGSRDGKLALLEVNAFLLAGLCALSRHPAAQVWPLAAAVVAEALRAHPTTEHGPLTGSALTSVHLTCAALWTGGLPYALRTLRLWRGDPAGAALLGRYARVALVLLAAITATGVWSSLRRMPAATILDQLTTTAYGRALLAKVVLVAVVALLALWARIRLRRAPDPLAASVPARAEVIALGAVVAVSGLLTALPLPIRWT comes from the coding sequence ATGCGACCGACCGCCGAGGCGACGGAAGAGGGCGGCGCCGGCCGGACCGTCGCCCTCCTCGCCCTGACCGCGCTGGGCGCCCTGATCCCGCTGCTCGGGCCGTCGGCGGCGCTGCACGGCACCGGGGAGGCTGCCGCGCCGGGCGTGGGCGGCATCGGTCTGCTGCGGACGGTGCTGTTCGCCGCGCTGAGCGTGCCGCTGGGCGAGCTGTTCGTGCGGGGACTGGCCCGGCGGCTGCCCGGCGCCCCGCCCGAACGGCCGCGCAGCTGGGCGGCGTTCACCGCAGCGGCCGGCTTCCTCGCCGCGCTGGCGCTCGCCTCGGTGGTGTCCGCCGGTGATCTGGTCCCGCACAGCCTGGGCCAGATCGACGTCGGCGGGCTCTACGGCTCCCGGGACGGCAAGCTGGCCCTGCTGGAGGTCAACGCCTTCCTGCTGGCAGGCCTGTGCGCGCTCTCCCGGCACCCGGCGGCGCAGGTGTGGCCGCTGGCGGCGGCGGTGGTCGCGGAGGCGCTGCGCGCGCACCCCACGACCGAGCACGGCCCGCTGACCGGCTCGGCGCTGACTTCGGTGCACCTGACGTGCGCGGCGCTGTGGACCGGCGGTCTGCCGTACGCCCTGCGCACGCTCAGGCTGTGGCGCGGCGATCCGGCGGGGGCCGCACTGCTGGGCCGCTACGCGCGCGTGGCGCTGGTCCTGCTGGCGGCCATCACCGCGACGGGCGTGTGGAGTTCGCTGCGGCGGATGCCGGCCGCCACGATCCTGGACCAGCTGACGACGACGGCGTACGGACGCGCCCTGCTGGCCAAGGTCGTCCTGGTCGCCGTCGTCGCCCTGCTCGCCCTGTGGGCCCGGATCCGGCTGCGGCGCGCGCCGGACCCGCTGGCCGCGTCCGTGCCCGCGCGCGCCGAGGTGATCGCCCTGGGCGCGGTCGTGGCGGTCTCGGGCCTGCTCACGGCGCTACCCTTACCGATCCGCTGGACCTAG
- a CDS encoding CoA transferase — protein MTADVEVAWSALGGDPALLSRVTAVQRPGALPARLPVRQLARACVGACALAAAELAARRAGLAEVPAVRVDDGAVATAFHSERQLLVDGRAPVAFAPLSRFWRTADGWVRTHANYPQHRARLLGALGLPADASAQDTAARLAERPALEVEEAVYGAGGLAVALRGPKEWAATGQADEVAARPLVERERPDAAHARVLPPLDPGAAPLLPAAGLRVLDLTRVLAGPVATRTLALLGADVLRLDAPWLPELPDQHADTGFGKRSATLDLGTDRAAFEELLASADVVVTGYRPGALDRFGLCPQALIERRPGLVVAQVSAWGAYGPWGARRGFDSLVQVATGIAVTEGSADAPGVLPAQALDHGTGYLLAAAVLRALTERSYDGGGRSVRLALARTAHWLTDGIRPTAATGAPYEGPDAWLAETDGPLGRLRHAVAPVAFAGGPEGWAAPPVPWGSSPARWR, from the coding sequence ATGACTGCTGATGTCGAGGTGGCATGGTCTGCACTGGGCGGCGATCCCGCCCTCCTCTCCCGGGTGACGGCGGTCCAGCGGCCGGGCGCCCTTCCGGCGCGGCTTCCCGTACGGCAGCTGGCACGCGCGTGTGTCGGCGCCTGCGCGCTGGCCGCCGCGGAGCTGGCGGCCCGCCGGGCCGGGCTCGCCGAGGTGCCCGCCGTCCGGGTCGACGACGGCGCCGTCGCGACCGCCTTCCACAGCGAGCGGCAGCTGCTGGTCGACGGGCGGGCGCCGGTCGCGTTCGCGCCGCTGTCGCGGTTCTGGCGGACGGCCGACGGCTGGGTGCGCACCCACGCCAACTACCCGCAGCACCGGGCCCGGTTGCTCGGCGCGCTGGGCCTGCCGGCGGACGCCTCGGCACAGGACACGGCCGCGCGGCTCGCCGAACGGCCCGCCCTGGAGGTCGAGGAGGCGGTCTACGGCGCCGGCGGCCTCGCCGTGGCCCTGCGCGGCCCGAAGGAGTGGGCGGCCACCGGGCAGGCCGACGAGGTGGCCGCGCGCCCGCTGGTCGAGCGCGAGCGCCCGGACGCGGCCCACGCGCGCGTGCTACCCCCGCTCGACCCCGGCGCCGCTCCCCTGCTGCCCGCCGCCGGACTGCGCGTCCTCGACCTGACCCGGGTCCTCGCCGGTCCCGTCGCCACCCGCACCCTCGCCCTGCTGGGCGCGGACGTACTGCGCCTGGACGCCCCCTGGCTGCCCGAACTCCCCGACCAGCACGCCGACACGGGCTTCGGCAAGCGGTCGGCCACGCTCGACCTCGGCACCGACCGCGCCGCCTTCGAGGAGCTGCTGGCGTCGGCGGACGTCGTCGTCACCGGCTACCGGCCGGGCGCCCTCGACCGGTTCGGGCTCTGCCCACAGGCGCTGATCGAGCGCCGGCCCGGGCTGGTCGTGGCACAGGTCTCGGCGTGGGGCGCGTACGGCCCCTGGGGCGCGCGGCGCGGCTTCGACAGCCTGGTGCAGGTCGCCACCGGCATCGCGGTGACCGAGGGCTCGGCGGACGCGCCCGGCGTGCTGCCCGCGCAGGCGCTCGACCACGGAACCGGCTATCTGCTGGCGGCGGCCGTCCTGCGGGCGCTGACCGAGCGGTCGTACGACGGCGGCGGCCGGTCGGTGCGGCTGGCGCTGGCCCGGACGGCCCACTGGCTGACCGACGGGATCCGGCCGACCGCGGCCACGGGTGCGCCGTACGAGGGCCCGGACGCCTGGCTGGCCGAGACGGACGGCCCGCTCGGCCGGCTGCGGCACGCCGTGGCGCCGGTGGCCTTCGCGGGCGGCCCCGAGGGCTGGGCGGCGCCTCCGGTGCCCTGGGGGTCGTCACCGGCCCGCTGGCGGTGA
- a CDS encoding S8 family peptidase — MAHLRSRRRLALAVPVVLSLTASLGFLPAAASAATVTAPAARATGNGPNLSYVVNTRTDHRTIESVEREITRNGGSVVAGYDRIGVIVVHSADPDFAQEIRAVPGVDSAGATRTAPLPAQSTTDEGAPKTLSAGDIAAAEAAATAGQDPLEPLQWDLPAIKADKAHGKTLGSPDVTVGVIDTGVDDTHPDIAPNFNRADSVNCVSGKPDTTDGAWRPSALESPHGTHVAGEIAAAKNGIGITGVAPGVKVAGIKAAAGSQGFFYTEAVVCSFVWAAEHHIDVTNNSYYTDPWYFNCTDDPDQKALVDAITRASRYAEKKGTVNVAAAGNENYDLASDSITDPSSPDDGTPSDRVIDPHTCYDIPTQLPGVVTVAATGAKGLKSSFSNYGLGVIDIAAPGGDSTAYQKPEPPATSGLILGPLPGGKWGYMAGTSMATPHVAGVAALIKSTHPHAPASLVKALLYAEADATPCTDPYDINGDGKVDAVCEGAKDYNGFYGFGTADALAAVTK, encoded by the coding sequence ATGGCTCATCTGCGTTCCAGACGCCGGCTCGCGCTCGCCGTGCCCGTCGTGCTGTCCCTGACCGCCTCGCTCGGCTTCCTGCCGGCGGCGGCCTCGGCGGCGACCGTCACGGCACCGGCGGCGCGGGCGACGGGGAACGGCCCGAACCTCTCGTACGTGGTCAACACCCGGACCGACCACCGCACGATCGAGTCGGTCGAGCGGGAGATCACACGCAACGGCGGTTCCGTCGTGGCCGGTTACGACAGAATCGGCGTGATCGTCGTCCACTCCGCCGACCCGGACTTCGCCCAGGAGATCCGCGCGGTGCCCGGGGTGGACTCGGCCGGTGCCACCCGCACCGCGCCGCTGCCCGCCCAGTCCACCACCGACGAGGGCGCCCCGAAGACGTTGAGCGCGGGGGATATCGCCGCGGCCGAGGCTGCGGCGACGGCGGGACAGGACCCGCTGGAGCCGCTGCAGTGGGACCTGCCGGCCATCAAGGCGGACAAGGCGCACGGGAAGACGCTGGGCAGCCCGGACGTCACGGTCGGGGTCATCGACACCGGTGTGGACGACACCCACCCGGACATCGCGCCCAACTTCAACCGCGCGGACTCCGTCAACTGCGTGTCCGGCAAGCCCGACACGACGGACGGCGCCTGGCGGCCGAGCGCGCTGGAGAGCCCGCACGGCACGCATGTGGCCGGTGAGATCGCGGCCGCGAAGAACGGCATCGGCATCACCGGCGTGGCACCGGGCGTCAAGGTGGCCGGCATCAAGGCCGCCGCCGGCTCGCAGGGGTTCTTCTACACGGAGGCCGTGGTCTGCAGCTTCGTGTGGGCGGCCGAGCATCACATCGACGTGACCAACAACAGCTATTACACCGACCCGTGGTACTTCAACTGCACCGACGACCCCGACCAGAAGGCGCTGGTGGACGCCATCACGCGGGCCTCGCGGTACGCCGAGAAGAAGGGCACGGTCAACGTCGCGGCGGCGGGCAACGAGAACTACGACCTCGCGTCCGACTCGATCACCGACCCGTCCTCCCCGGACGACGGCACCCCGTCGGACCGCGTGATCGACCCGCACACGTGCTACGACATCCCGACCCAGCTGCCGGGTGTCGTCACCGTCGCGGCGACCGGCGCGAAGGGTCTGAAGTCGTCGTTCTCCAACTACGGCCTCGGCGTGATCGACATCGCCGCGCCGGGCGGCGACTCGACCGCGTACCAGAAGCCGGAGCCCCCGGCGACGAGCGGCCTCATCCTGGGTCCGCTGCCGGGCGGCAAGTGGGGCTACATGGCCGGTACGTCGATGGCGACCCCGCATGTCGCGGGCGTTGCCGCATTGATCAAGTCAACCCATCCGCACGCTCCGGCGAGCCTGGTGAAGGCGCTGCTGTACGCGGAGGCCGACGCCACGCCGTGCACGGACCCGTACGACATCAACGGTGACGGCAAGGTCGACGCGGTGTGCGAGGGGGCGAAGGACTACAACGGCTTCTACGGCTTCGGCACGGCGGACGCGCTGGCCGCGGTGACCAAGTAG
- a CDS encoding DUF485 domain-containing protein yields the protein MATETPPPARSGTNLPSTEEFAEVQQSAEFGELRRAHRSFAFPLTIAFTAWYLLYVLLSNYADGFMGTKIAGNVNVALVLGLAQFLTTFLIAWWYARHAAAELDPKAEAIKSRMEGGA from the coding sequence GTGGCCACCGAGACACCGCCCCCCGCACGGTCGGGGACCAACCTTCCCTCCACCGAGGAGTTCGCAGAGGTGCAGCAGAGCGCGGAGTTCGGTGAACTGCGCCGCGCCCACCGCTCGTTCGCCTTCCCGCTCACCATCGCCTTCACCGCCTGGTACCTGCTCTACGTCCTGCTCTCCAACTACGCGGACGGCTTCATGGGTACCAAGATCGCCGGGAACGTCAACGTCGCCCTCGTCCTGGGTCTCGCCCAGTTCCTCACCACGTTCCTCATCGCCTGGTGGTACGCGCGGCACGCTGCCGCCGAGCTCGACCCCAAGGCGGAGGCCATCAAGTCCCGGATGGAGGGCGGAGCATGA
- a CDS encoding solute symporter family protein, with translation MSPAITVAAGEASQHRPLIITLFAVFVAATLVITVWAGRQTKDAADFYAGGRQFTGFQNGLAVSGDYMSAASFLGIAGAIALFGYDGFLYSIGFLVAWLVALLLVAEPLRNSGRYTMGDVLAYRMRQRPVRTAAGVSTIVVSIFYLLAQMAGAGVLVSLLLGITSDGGKIGIVALVGVLMIVYVTIGGMKGTTWVQMVKAVLLILGALLLTFLVLLKFHFNVSDLLGRAADNSGKGSAFLEPGLKYGATGTTKLDFLSLGLALVLGTAGLPHILIRFYTVPTAKAARKSVIWAIGLIGAFYLMTLALGFGAAALIKPAEIIASNKAGNTAAPLLALHLGGVDSNWGAVLLATISAVAFATILAVVAGLTLASSSSFAHDIYANVIKKGQATEKQEIGAARWATVGIGAVSIVLGALARDLNVAGLVALAFAVAASANLPTILYSLFWKRFTTSGALWSIYGGLVTAVGLVLFSPVVSGSPASMFPGVDFHWFPLENPGIISIPVGFLLGAVGTLLSKEVPDAGKYTELEVRSLTGTGAH, from the coding sequence ATGAGCCCCGCGATCACGGTGGCCGCCGGCGAGGCGAGCCAGCACCGGCCGCTGATCATCACCCTGTTCGCGGTGTTCGTCGCCGCGACCCTCGTCATCACCGTCTGGGCCGGCCGCCAGACCAAGGACGCGGCCGACTTCTACGCCGGCGGACGCCAGTTCACCGGCTTCCAGAACGGCCTCGCCGTCTCCGGCGACTACATGTCCGCCGCGTCCTTCCTCGGCATCGCCGGCGCCATCGCCCTCTTCGGCTACGACGGCTTCCTGTACTCCATCGGCTTCCTGGTCGCCTGGCTCGTCGCCCTGCTCCTGGTCGCCGAGCCGCTGCGCAACTCCGGCCGCTACACCATGGGCGACGTGCTGGCCTACCGCATGCGCCAGCGCCCGGTCCGCACGGCGGCCGGCGTCTCCACCATCGTCGTCTCGATCTTCTACCTGCTGGCCCAGATGGCGGGCGCGGGCGTCCTGGTCTCCCTCCTCCTGGGCATCACCAGCGACGGCGGCAAGATCGGCATCGTCGCCCTGGTCGGCGTCCTGATGATCGTCTACGTCACCATCGGCGGCATGAAGGGCACGACCTGGGTCCAGATGGTCAAGGCCGTCCTGCTCATCCTGGGTGCCCTGCTGCTGACGTTCCTGGTCCTGCTGAAGTTCCACTTCAACGTCTCCGATCTGCTCGGCAGGGCCGCCGACAACAGCGGCAAGGGGTCCGCCTTCCTGGAGCCCGGCCTGAAGTACGGCGCCACCGGCACCACCAAGCTGGACTTCCTCTCGCTCGGCCTCGCCCTGGTCCTCGGCACCGCGGGCCTGCCGCACATCCTGATCCGCTTCTACACCGTGCCGACGGCGAAGGCCGCCCGGAAATCGGTGATCTGGGCGATCGGTCTGATCGGCGCCTTCTACCTGATGACCCTCGCCCTCGGCTTCGGCGCCGCCGCGCTGATCAAGCCGGCCGAGATCATCGCCTCCAACAAGGCCGGCAACACCGCGGCACCCCTGCTGGCGCTGCACCTGGGCGGCGTCGACTCCAACTGGGGCGCCGTCCTGCTCGCCACGATCTCCGCGGTCGCCTTCGCCACGATCCTCGCGGTCGTCGCGGGCCTGACCCTGGCCTCCTCGTCGTCCTTCGCGCACGACATCTACGCCAACGTCATCAAGAAGGGGCAGGCCACCGAGAAGCAGGAGATCGGCGCGGCCCGCTGGGCGACCGTCGGCATCGGCGCCGTCTCCATCGTCCTCGGCGCCCTCGCCCGCGACCTGAACGTGGCCGGGCTGGTCGCCCTCGCCTTCGCGGTCGCCGCCTCCGCGAACCTGCCCACCATCCTCTACAGCCTGTTCTGGAAGCGGTTCACCACCTCCGGCGCCCTGTGGTCGATCTACGGCGGCCTGGTCACCGCGGTCGGCCTGGTGCTGTTCTCACCGGTGGTCTCCGGCAGCCCGGCCTCGATGTTCCCCGGCGTCGACTTCCACTGGTTCCCGCTGGAGAACCCCGGCATCATCTCCATCCCCGTCGGCTTCCTGCTCGGCGCCGTGGGCACCCTGCTGTCGAAGGAGGTCCCGGACGCCGGCAAGTACACCGAACTGGAGGTGCGGTCCCTGACCGGCACCGGAGCGCACTGA